Part of the Novosphingobium sp. KA1 genome is shown below.
ATCAGCGGCTGCAGCACCATGAACAGCGCCAGTTCACCCAGCATCAGGCTGGTCGCGACCTCCTTGGAGAGCCCCACCGTCAGCACCAGGTACTTCTGCATGTACGTGGTGAATGTATAGAACGACAGGCTGCCGCCCGCCGTCAGCGCGACCACGATCAGGAACGGGCGGGTTGCCACGCGGAACAGTTCGGCAAGGCTGCCGGATGTCTCGCCGGCGCGGTCTTCGGCGCTGGCGGTCTCGTGCATGTGGTGGCGGAACAGGACGATGGCCAGCGCGCCCACCGCGCCGATCAGGAAGCCGACGCGCCAGCCCCATGCCGCCATCTCGGCTTTGCTCAGCACCTGCAGCAGGAGCACGATCACCACCGTCGCGCAGAGTTGCCCGCCGACCAGGGTGACGTACTGGAACGAGGACCAGAAGCCCCGGCGCCTGCGTCCGGCGATCTCGCTGAGATAGGTCGCGGCGGTACCGTATTGCCCGCCGGTGGAGAACCCCTGCACCATACGGCCGATCAGGAGCAGGATCGGGGCGAGGATGCCCACTTGCGCAAAAGTCGGCAGCACCGCGATCAAGAGCGCGCCTGCGCCCATCATCATGACCGAGAGCACCATCGCGCTCTGCCGGCCGTGGCGATCGGCATAGCGGCCGAAGAACCAGCCGCCGATCGGGCGCAGCAGGAATCCTACCGCAAAAATCGCGCTGGTCGCCATCAGCTGCACCAGCTGGTCGCTCCTGGGAAAGAAGGCGGGCGAGAAATAGAGCGCAGTGAAGGCGTAGATGTAGAAGTCGTACCACTCGATGAGGTTGCCCGCCGATCCCGCCAGGATCGCGCGCAGCCTCGTCGAGTCGCTTATGCCGGTTACCGGCCCAGCTTCCGGCGCCGCCGCCGGAGAGACGACAGCGCCGCTATCCACGTTCAGGCGCGTGCTTCGTTCACGCCGGCACTGTTGTGCCGCAGCGCCGTGAGCACGGTATCGACGATCTGCGGGGCGTTGAGGCCCGCCTCGTCGTACTGCGCCTCGGGCTTGTCGTGGTCCTGGAACACGTCGGGCAGGCGCATGGTGCGGATCTTGAGGCCCGCATCGGTCAGCCCTTCGTCGCTCGCCATGGTCAGCACATGCGCGCCGAGACCGCCGATGGCGCCTTCTTCCACCGTGACGACCACTTCGTGGCTGAGCATCAGCTTGCGGATCAGGTCGGTGTCGAGCGGCTTGGCAAACCGCAGGTCGGCGACGGTCGTGGAAAGACCCTTGGCCTCCAGCGTGTCGGCCGCCTTCAGCGCTTCGCCGAGGCGGGTGCCCAGCGAGAGAAGCGCCACCTTCGAGCCTTCGCGGACGATCCGGCCCTTGCCGATTTCCAGCTGCTGGGCAGTTTCGGGCAAGGCCACGCCTTCGCCATTGCCGCGCGGATAGCGGAAAGCGATCGGGCCGGCATCGTAGAGCGCGGCGGTGTGCGTCATGTGGACCAGTTCCGCCTCGTCGGCAGCGGCCATCACCACCATGTTGGGCAGCGTTGCCAGATAGGTGATGTCGAACGAGCCCGCGTGGGTGGCACCGTCGGCGCCGACCAGACCGGCGCGGTCGATCGCGAAGCGCACCGGCAGGTTCTGGATGGCGACGTCATGCACCACCTGGTCGAAGGCGCGCTGCAGGAAGGTGGAATAGATGGCGCAGAACGGGCGCATGCCTTCGGCGGCCAGCCCGGCGGCGAAAGTAACCGCGTGCTGTTCGGCAATGCCGACATCGAAGATGCGGTCCGGGAACTGCCGGGCGAACGTGTCGAGTCCGGTGCCCGAGGGCATGGCCGCGGTGATCGCGCAGATCGTGGGATCGCGCTCCGCCTCGGCCACCAGCGCCTTGGCGAAGACGCCGGTATAGCTGGGCGGACCGGCGGGCGCCTTGGCCTGCTCGCCGGTGACGACGTTGAATTTCTGTACGCCGTGATACTTGTCGGCCGCTTCCTCGGCCGGGGCATAGCCCTTGCCTTTCTGCGTCACGACATGGACCAGGATCGGGCCCTCGCCTGCGTCACGCACGTTTTCCAGAACCGGAATCAGCGCGTCGAGGTCATGCCCGTCGATCGGGCCGACGTAGTAGAAGCCCAGTTCCTCGAACAGGGTGCCGCCCATGGCCATGCCGCGGGCAAATTCGTCGGTCTTCTTCGCGGCCATGTGCAGCGGGCGCGGCAGGCGGCGGGCGAACTTGCGGGCAAGTTCCCTGAGGCCGAGGAACCGGCCCGAAGAGACGAGACGCGCCAGATAGGCCGACAGCCCGCCGACCGGCGGCGCGATCGACATGTCGTTGTCGTTCAGCACCACGATCAGGCGGTTGCCCGCCTGCTCGGCGTTGTTCATCGCCTCATAGGCCATGCCCGCGCTCATCGCGCCGTCACCGATCACGGCGATGCCGCGACCGGGTGCACCCTTGATCTTGTTGGCGACGGCAAAACCGAGCGCGGCCGAGATCGAGGTGGAGCTATGCGCGGTGCCGAAGGGGTCGTACTCGCTTTCGGAGCGCTTGGTGAAGCCCGAAAGCCCGCCGCCCTGGCGCAGCGTGCGGATGCGGTCGCGCCGTCCGGTGAGGATCTTGTGCGGATAGGCCTGGTGGCCGACGTCCCAGATCAGGCGGTCCACCGGCGTGTCGAACACGTAGTGGATGGCGACGGTCAGTTCGACCACGCCAAGGCCCGAGCCAAGGTGCCCGCCCGTCTGGCCGACGGCGGAGATCATTTCGGTGCGCAGTTCGTCGGCCAACTGGCGAAGTTGCGCGGGCTTCAGCTTGCGCAGGTCGTCAGGCGTATCGACGGTATCGAGAAGCGGTGTTGCCGGGTTGGCTGTCATGGGTGTCGTGTACACGGGAGTGGTTCTGGTGTCGAATTTTCGCTGCGCCTTAGGCGGCGAATGGTCCACGATACAGGAATATGCGCCGCAGGTCCCCATGATTCCGTTGAACGGTGCCCGGCCGATTGCCTTCGTACGCACGGTCGATTGGGCCAACCCCGGCGCATTCCGCGCGGATTCCCTGGAGCTGCCGGTGGAGCTGCCGGTAATCGCGGAACACGACTTTGCAGCGATCTTCCGCTTGGGCGATGGCGCGGCGATGCGGCTGGCCGGCGTGCCGGGGTACCAGCGGCGTCCGCATACGGCGCCCGGCGGGGGCGTAACGGTCTGCGGGTTCCCCGATCCCGATCGCCATATGCTCGGCCTGCCCCCCGTCTTGAGGTCTTTCTCAAGGGTGGCGGGGGAGCGGCAAAGCTGCCATCTAGCCGTT
Proteins encoded:
- a CDS encoding MFS transporter encodes the protein MDSGAVVSPAAAPEAGPVTGISDSTRLRAILAGSAGNLIEWYDFYIYAFTALYFSPAFFPRSDQLVQLMATSAIFAVGFLLRPIGGWFFGRYADRHGRQSAMVLSVMMMGAGALLIAVLPTFAQVGILAPILLLIGRMVQGFSTGGQYGTAATYLSEIAGRRRRGFWSSFQYVTLVGGQLCATVVIVLLLQVLSKAEMAAWGWRVGFLIGAVGALAIVLFRHHMHETASAEDRAGETSGSLAELFRVATRPFLIVVALTAGGSLSFYTFTTYMQKYLVLTVGLSKEVATSLMLGELALFMVLQPLMGLLSDRIGRRNNILIFAVLATVCTVPIFTALAGAKAVGPAFLLVLAGLVINSFYTSVSGLFKAEMFPTHVRALGVGLAYGVGNALFGGTAENVALAFKSAGHESLFYWYVSAIGAVSLVAAFLLKDSRHDNLLDRLTV
- the dxs gene encoding 1-deoxy-D-xylulose-5-phosphate synthase; this encodes MTANPATPLLDTVDTPDDLRKLKPAQLRQLADELRTEMISAVGQTGGHLGSGLGVVELTVAIHYVFDTPVDRLIWDVGHQAYPHKILTGRRDRIRTLRQGGGLSGFTKRSESEYDPFGTAHSSTSISAALGFAVANKIKGAPGRGIAVIGDGAMSAGMAYEAMNNAEQAGNRLIVVLNDNDMSIAPPVGGLSAYLARLVSSGRFLGLRELARKFARRLPRPLHMAAKKTDEFARGMAMGGTLFEELGFYYVGPIDGHDLDALIPVLENVRDAGEGPILVHVVTQKGKGYAPAEEAADKYHGVQKFNVVTGEQAKAPAGPPSYTGVFAKALVAEAERDPTICAITAAMPSGTGLDTFARQFPDRIFDVGIAEQHAVTFAAGLAAEGMRPFCAIYSTFLQRAFDQVVHDVAIQNLPVRFAIDRAGLVGADGATHAGSFDITYLATLPNMVVMAAADEAELVHMTHTAALYDAGPIAFRYPRGNGEGVALPETAQQLEIGKGRIVREGSKVALLSLGTRLGEALKAADTLEAKGLSTTVADLRFAKPLDTDLIRKLMLSHEVVVTVEEGAIGGLGAHVLTMASDEGLTDAGLKIRTMRLPDVFQDHDKPEAQYDEAGLNAPQIVDTVLTALRHNSAGVNEARA